DNA sequence from the Scylla paramamosain isolate STU-SP2022 chromosome 4, ASM3559412v1, whole genome shotgun sequence genome:
TGAAAACAGATTAATCTTGGAAGAAACCAATGCTGAGAAAGATTTTGGAGTtctaataaataaactaaaaggcGGTGAAGAAGTACGGTCTGTTGTGAACAAGACAAATTTCACTCTCGAGCTATTTAAAAGGTCTTTTGAAGAACTTGACAAAGATATCTCTTTATTGTTTTATAAATCGTTAGTCAGAAGCAAAATTATGTTCAGGCATGGTCTCCCTATTTCAAAAAAGATCAATAGCGTTTGGAAGGAGTACAGAGACGTGCAACCAAATTAGTACCTTCACTGAGAGAGACAAGTTATCCTGAAAGACTTTAGCCCTTAGGACTAACAATACTTCTCCAGAGAACACTGAAGGGAGATATAATTGAGAGGTACAAGTCTCATGGAATAAAAGATATTGATCATAGAAAGCTGATGCTGGGCAGTATCTTTTATTCCATGTAGCAACCTATACGTCTTAATTATATCTCCCCTCGGTCTTCTCTGGTGAAGTGTTGTTGGTCCTAAGGCCTCAAGTCTTTCAGGATTATTTCTCTCTTAGTGCAGGTACTAGTTTCTCTGCACATCTCtgcactctttttctttcaagatctaactaccctcgtgacttctggcatctagccaaaaacttctacaataactttgcttcttcttccttccctcctttatttcaaccagatggcaccactgctatcacatctatctctaaaactgaattcttcgctcaaacctttgctaaaaactctaccttggacgattcagggcttgtgccttcctctcctccaccctctgactacttcatgctacctattaaaattctttgcaatgatgttttccatgccctcgctgtcctaaaccctcgaaaggcttatggatctgatggggtccctcctattgttctccgaatctgctcctccgtgcttgcaccttgcctagtcaaactctttaaactctgtctgtcatcatatacctttccttcttgttgaaagtttgcctacattcagcctgttcctaaaaagggtgaccgttctaatccctcaaactaccgtcctattgctttaattttcttcctatctaaagtttttttaatctatactCAAccggaagattcttaaacatctatcacttcacagccttctatctaatcgccagtatgggttccatcaaggccgctctactggtgatctggctttccttactgagtcttggtcatcctcttttagagattttggtgaaacttttgctgttgccttggacatatcaaaagcttttgacagtctggcacaaagctttgatttccaaactatcctcctacggcttctatccttttctctttcttaccgttctattgctgctgtggcagacAGTCAcagttcttctaaatctattaacagtggtgttcctcagggttctgtcctgtcaccaactcttcctattattcagcaatgattttctaaaccaaacttcttgtcccatccactcctacgctgatgataccatcctggacttttccacgtcttttcatagatgtccaacccttcgaGAAGTAAACAACTTaagtagggaagccacagaacgcctgacttctgatctctctaaaatttctaactagggcagagcaaactttacattgttcaatgcctcaaaaactcaattcctccatctatcaactagacacaaccttccagacaactatcctgtCTTCTTCagcgacactcaactgtccccctcttctacactgaacatccttggtctatcCATCCTTGGTCTATCcctttcttataatctaaactggaaacttcacatctcatttctagctaaaacagcttctatgaagttaggtgttctgagatgtctctgccagttttttttaaccctctagctaactctgtacaagggccttatctgtctatgtatggagtatgcttcacatgcctggggagttccactcataacgctcttttagacagggtggaatcaaaagcttttcgtctcatcgactcctctcctctaactgactgtcttcagcctctttctcactgctgcaatgttgcatctctagctatcttctaccgctattttcatgctaattgctcttctgatcttgctagctgcatgcctcccctcctcctgcggccttgttgcacaagactttaatttttctctcacccctattctgtccacctctctaatgcaagagttaaccagtattctcaataattcatccctttctctggcaaactctgaaactccctgcctacttctgtatttccacattcctatgacttgaattccttcaagagggaggtttcgagacacctatccttcaatttttgactaccgctttggaccctaatCAGGGTCCgggatctcagtgggctttttttttattttttttattagatttttagttACCCTTGGCCGGTGACCCTcctgcggaaaaaaaaaaaaaccttccaaacttgATTCATCTTTCTTGAGGTAGGGAGACCATGCCTGAACACGATTATGCTTCTGACTAATGAtttataaaacaataaaaaggtaCCTTTGTCAAGTTCTTCAAAGGGCCTCTTGATGAGCCCGAGTGTGGAATTTGCTTTGTCCACAATAGATTGTACTTGTTTagtaaatttttgtttattatctaCCAActtaagttgaaaaaaaaaatagaaataaacgtCATGAGgagtaagttatttatttattttatttatttatttatttttgccagTAGTGAATGTATGGAATAGTTTACCCGAACATGTGGCCACATCCTCTGTGGCTAGTCTCAAACAAAAACTAAACATTGGAAAAACGAAGATGTGGACATGGAGGAGCTAATTGGCTCATATTAAATCCGATTACACTTGGTAATATGGTAATAAAAGAGGTATCACTGATGTAATGACTGATACATAATCGAAAGAGAATTTCACTTATCTATCCTGAGTTTAGGTTTACATCCTGAAGTTATTTCCCTAAAAACTGATATCTGGTTAGGAAAAAAACATGGTCTTCTCTCTGTCACAATGATACTCGGCTAGCCACCTAgttaaataattattttatctCTGACTCAAATAGTTATTTTCACATGAACAAAGTTTATAAACAATGCAAGATTCTCGGGACAATGTGACGTACATACCTCTCACAATAATAGTCTGTTAGCCACTGTCATCTTCGACCTGGGGTTGGCTTTATATAGACCACCTCACGTCACCTCACATCTGCTGAGAAtcaccctaacctaacacccaccACCATCTACTCCTACATGTTAAGACTAACATTGCACTCCTCTACATATCTCCTTGGAGATCTTATTCAGGCAGGTACTTCTTTTTGCTGAGTCTCTGGCACTTTAATTTCTTGGGATTCCATCACCCACTAATCCCTCCCCCaatatggttttattttttcagcaTGGCACTGCATAGTCTGTCCATTAAGCAAATTTGTAAGGACAAGCGCTGCCGTCCCTCAACACTTCTACTACACGGTATGGACTGATTCATTTTATGTTGAGTTTTTTACATGTACCCGGCAAGGAAATTTCATTTCTTACCCACAGTAGAGTGTTCACTTCCacactttcattctttccaccCCGGTTTGCAATTTGCCTATAACGGCTTTACATTTTCTCTTGTGTCTCCCTTATCACTTGGTCGGCTTCTGGCTTTTTTCGTCAGACTGATTGACATTGTTGCCTACAGAGGGAGGGATGTAACATTCCCTTTGTcatttagttattattattattactattaattgattcattcattcactttatttatttatttatttatttaatgagaAGGGGTGGACTTTGCACGTGCAAATTTAAGGGCTTCCTTTTTAAGGCACTTTGGAATTACCAGATTGAAATTTACACTGCTATCCCTTGGTTTTGTTACATAATACAATAAATCATCATATATGGTAAATTGGGAGAGGGTTGTCCGGGACTAGCATTTATTTGGAATCTGACCTCCCTCCAAGTATTCACTCTCCATTATCCTCCCCCCTCTGTAATTGTCTAAGTTAGAAGTTCTTAACCTGGGGGGCGCGCCCCCCTAGGAGGGCGTGAGTGATTTCCAGGGGGGGCCCAAGCCTCAGGTGAAAAGTATACATTTTTCCAGTTATGTGCTATTTTCTTGACAAGAGCGTGGGGCAGTACTATAAAGATAAGTTTATGAAATAAAGCAGATGTATTGTCGTTACTAACTCTTGTTTTCAAATGCTGTCAACCTTAAACTACAAGGGAAAACATCATCATGCGTCATGACACCATTCGAGCCTTTATGATCTCTGGAAATGTACAATTCAGCAGCGAAGTAGAGCCAGTTTTAGGAACTTGGATTGTGCTGTCGCTCACCGTAATCTTGACTGagttaaagaaacaaataatcaCTCATCTAAGTGACCTGAAAGCAGAATTCATCAGATACTTCCTAGATATAGATGAGAAGCGTGAGGCCTGGAAGTTCATCAGGAACCCATTTCAATATGAGGTAGCTGATGTTGCTGATGAAGTCCAGGAGGAGTTCCTCAAGTTGAAGTTCAACTCCACAGGTACAGAAGACTTCAAAGATATGGATTTGGAGACGTTCTGGGTCAAGTACCCTCCTGGTTACTGGTGGTATTCTGTAATCTCATTTTATAGGTGTACTTTTAGAGCTCCCAGTATTTTACTCTTAAGAACATGTATATGGAGTATTTGACTTGAAAATATAACTCTTTTCGAAACTTTCCATCAAAGAGAATAagatgaatgatttttttttctatttttcctgaattaaataagaaaaggtGTAAATGTTTTTCTtggaaaattagtaaaaaaatattcaaattaaaaaaatgccTTTTTGCTTTGATAAATTTCTTAAAAAATGGTTGAATAACATGGGAGTTATTAAGTATTAAAATTCCCTACATAAATTACAAATCTGGGGAATTTTTTCTGCAAAAAAACATTTTGAGAAAACGGATGTTGAATGATaacatttccttttttgtcaTTACTCAATAAGTATAATTCCTACATGCATCAAACTTTGGTCACTTATTTTATGCCTTTAGGACATTTGGTCCTGAAAGAATCATTGTTGTATCTCAATATCCAAGGAAATTACAAGCATATTTGTTTTTGGCCTTTATCAGTAGGAATTACCTCACCACTGGGGGTCTTCGGAACATTAGCTTTGACAGGTGGGGGTGTTTATTAACCAGTGGTGGGCcccttccccaccctccactaATGTTCCTCACCAGAAAGAGTGAGTGTTTCACTCATTCTTAGTACCCTCCACTTTTATAGTCTTATCTGCAGCAATCCTACATCGCTTTGGCCTTGATGGAGTCTcagctttcctcttcctatccttATCTTGCAATTCTTGATGCTTCTTTTGAATTTCAGTCAGGGGCCCAAATCCAAGTTCTTTTGAACTTAGCATTTTTATAATAAGCTGTTCTATAAAGTGGTTTCAAGGATAAGGCTGATGATAGCAGAGAGTACCCAGCataacctaaaccttccaacaTTGACAAGGCAACCAAACCAAGGTTGCATTGTTTTCTATAATGTCTGGTTGTTCACCTGTCTTGGGGCCTGATGAAAACTGTACAAATCCACATGGCCTGCATGTCACTTCTATATTGACATCTGCTGATTTCTCAGTAATTTTCATGTCCAGTTTACCCATACACATATTGCAGCAGGAAGATATTGCATCAAATAACTCAAGTAACACATCTTTGGCCATCATCTTGAATTTAACTAAGTACTCCACCCACATGAGTGTTGCTTGCATCAGTGGTGACTATTTTTTTGGAGAAAAATCTGCTCTTACCAGCACAGGGGCCTCTACTAATTTAGTTTTGAGGATTTCAAAAGATTGTTGGCACTCTTGGATCCATCTAAATTCCACATTTGATTTGGTCAAGCTAGTGAGTGGGCAGCAATTTGGCAAAATTTTTAATATGTTTATGATAAAATCCGCACATTCCAATGAAAcaccttgcttttttttttttttttactttagtgGGAAGTTTTATCTTCACTACTGCCTCTACATTTGTGGGGTCTGGATGGATGACATCCATTTTCTGAAACAATGTGTCTTTAAGAATTTTGCTTCACTCTCAGTTAATGTTTGGAATAGTATATCTAATCTGGTGGTTAGGGTATTAAAATCATGGGCCCACATGGGCCCATCCAAGTAATTTCTGATCCAGCCTTCTCTTACTAGCGGGGCTAATATTTGAGCaatttgtttgaaaaaaaaaaaaaaatgatgggaaCAAGGAAGTTCAAACAGAAGTTTCCTAAATTTATACAAGGCAGTGCCATCACTGAAGGTGGCGACGTCACAGCTGTCCTCTTGTAAGGTTACCTGGAAATAAGCTTCTTTCAAATCTAGAGTGGCATAATATATGTGACCTGCCACTGTTTCCACTAACTCTTCCAACTGTGGTAGAGGGTAAATCTCTGCTGCTAAATGTTGATTTACAGCCCTGTAATCTAGGCACATCCTTTTCGTTCCATCAGGTTTATTTACTAAAACTATGGGACTAAGCCACACTGCTGTTGATGGGTCTacaatctttttctcttccatttctttcagcATCTCCGCAATGATCTCTTTCGCAGCAGCTAGATATCTATACCTGGGTGCTTTTACTGGTGTTGGGTTGGAAATGTTAATTTTTGCAGGTGATAGGTTAAAGGTTCCAGTATCATTTGAATCAAGAATGAACAATATATTATATTTCAGAACTAGTGAGCTCAAATTCTCTTTTTGGGTTTTGGTTAGGTGTTTCCAGTCGATGGATTGTTAGTAACTGTCTCAGTCTTTCCTCTCTACTGCTCTTAGTTTCTGCTTGGTCCATGTGTGGCACTAATTCATTTTGTATAGGAGTAGTTTAGAATACCTTCACCTTGTCTACCACTTCTACTTCATAAGACCCTAAAAATATTCCTTGGAAAATTTTGGTATGGCCTTTATTTGGATTTTCACTGGGGAGATAAATTTGTTGCTGCTCATTTACTGTGATACAAAACGGGAATGATATTGTATATTGTATTATGGATGGATAATTAAAGTAGTTCCTGGATTTTCCTTAATATTGATTGGAATGAATTTTGTTTGGTAAGGGGGCAGATTCACCTTTTGGTCAACCCTGAGCAGATTAATGGTCCTATGAAATGATAGTGACTCTCTTTACTCGTCCTCTTTTCTGGGCAAAACTGATAAGACAGAGCtcatttttccatataagaGCTTGTTCTTTATGGTCCCAGGTCAGTTTCTCTTCCTAGAACATCACAACTCAACAACGACTCTGAACTCAGATAGCTATTCGGAACTACGGGAATCCACCTTTTGCATACTCTTCTCTACCTACTCCTATGTTCAACTACACTGAACCCAGTATTCTTAAGGGTGTTCCTGTTACTCGTTTCAGGAAGGGCGTGGCAtgtcttttattaatttcacaATGTAGTTTCCATGTTGCCGACTGCTGAATTAAGGTATAGCCACTACTGGTGTCTACTAAGGCCTGCACTAGCCGTTGGTTTACAATGATGAATATGGTAGATGAGGTATTTTCCCATGTTAGCTACAGTATCTAGTCTCTGGTGGTCCCCAACGCTCCTGGGTGTCATGAGTATTCCTCCGGCAATAGGTGCACCACTACTTCCTACTGCCCTCTTTCATCAAGGCTTCTACCTTTTATTgacatttctttaatttctgctAGTAATTCATCCTGATTACAGGTTGGCTTCTCTtgaacctcttcctctctcttacttacAGTATACAGTTCTGAAGAAGCTTTGACTAACAGGAATTGCCTTTCATGTTCCACTCTATCTTTGAATTTAGTGAGGTGGTAGGTCTCTTCTAAAAAGACCTCCAGTTTTTCTTTGGCCTCTGGCATCAATCCATGACAAAGTTTCCTCTTGATGATTTGTCTCTGTCTAGGAATTACTTTTTGGGAAAATAAGATTCTGTTACTGCATACAAGCATCTAAATTTATGATTAAAGGAATAGGGACTAGTTAGTCAAGCATATTGTAGCTCTTCAAGTTATTGCCATACCCTGTCAGAGTTCATTTCAGTGCCAAATTCATTTTGAAGGAAAGCTTTTAAGATATCTCAGATCAGATATAAATTTTTCTGCTCTTGGTTTTGTACTAAAAGGGCAATTTAGGGCTGAGTCTGGTCTTGGCAATCTATGCTCTCACCTCATCATCTGGGCTAACTTGTTCTACTCTATCAAGGAACAAGCGCAgttttccttttgcttccaTCCCTTCTAAGTCATGTAAGAAAAACTCTGGAATATCCTGAGGTTTTactaaaaatgaagaggagggggacaTGACTGAAGCCTAGGATGGAGAGGTCATTCTATTAATCAAGTTTTCAATTACCTTATTTTGGTGAGCAATGATACTATATAATCCAGTTATTCTCCGAGCGGAGCGAGGggcttctaattttgttaccgTACTTCTCTACAACCCACTGCTCTGCCTGGgccctggagggtacaacgatgatttggcgaggagcaccttttggtgtccatcgcatgTAAAAGTTGCgatttcagtctcggaaacaCTTCCTAGTGGGTAACTTTTGACAgcacaatttttatttatttttttattattatatagcaTTTCTTCGTCGCACCCACcgttttgctgtattttgcatattttgacTTACCGAGTGCGCAAAATGCGCAAATCATATGCCATAATTCACTTCAATATACGGAatagccagttttggttgacatTTTTAGACTaagtgactgtagaatcaaaatgtattgtaaaaatttgacaaaacaaaaaagaaaatgatattacGATTAGTTGAActatgaaaatgtaaaaaaaaaaaaaataaataaataaataaataaaaaaataaaaaaaaataaaaggttttcttatgctcgctattttcaacagttaataattgaatgttgaaatatattattacattaaataGGAAAAACTCTCATGAACACGATAGTGTGGTCAGAATGCAGATAAATCTCCACATATAGAAAACACAGAGTCATGtatagcaacatgtcactcgccgCAACCATCATTGCAGCACGACACTTTGCGTGGCGTGTGCAGGCAGGCTCTGTATGACCAGGTCTGCAGTGCGTCTAAAAATGTGAACCCCCAGCCGCTGAGGGAACGTCCTTTAAGTTGCTCCGCAGCTTAAAGCACCTGTTATCTGGTTTTATTTTCCAATTCCTCCCTTGTCGGCTGATGGGTTTCCTCTGTTTCAAGTTTTGACTTCCTGGGATCCATTTTGACTAAGTAGATGTTGAGTTCAGTGACTGTTGAGTTTCTGGCAAAGATTCGATTCCTTTTGGTTACTGTGACGGTGTCAGCAGTAAATTATTGAGTAATATAGCCACCACTAACGCTCATTTATGCTGATTCATTATCCAAGAGATATTCACTAATGCATTTAACAATtggcttcttccctccttttgttAAATGTACTCCATTCTTATGTGTGCTTGTGTTAAACTGAATGAATTTAGTGTCAATCTTCTCCCTAATTTCCTGTTGATACCATTCTTAACTTTATTGTACTGGGTTAGGCTTACAAGGTCTGGGTATTCTTGCAGCTCTTCCAGCACCAGAGCTACAATTACATCACGATTATTTTCAGTGGATTTAATTTCTATAATAGGTGTATTTGCTGGCTAGGAATGAGGTATTAAATTGGAGCTACTGGGTCCAATTTAATATTTCATTTAGTctatcataaaaagaaaagaaaaaaaaaaaaaggatcggCTTTACCTCCTGGTGCCCTAAAAAAATTTACTTGACACACTCAAATAATAGGAGAATTGACTGTGGCCCTCAAAACTTactcttcccattttctcctaCTAAGGGAGCCTCACTCTAGGTAACAGATATCCCACCGCTAGCCACCAGTGTCACGGGGGAGGGGGTTTTCCATTTAGCTTTAGCTATTAAAGTTCAGTttcaattattatcattaagttGGATGGTAATTTTGTTATGCTTAGTTTACTtccatttgtttgtgttttcaaCTTTAGATTGTTTGGTTGTTAAAAGTTAAAAGTAGCTGCCACCAGCCATGGGTTTATGATTAATATATTGATCTTTGTGTGTTATGGTAGATTTGTTCTTATTAAGAAGCCGGGGTTCTATAAGGTACTGGAAAATcccatgaagaaaaaaaaaatgatgtatttattagatttttctgttagttatttagatttttttttttttctgttgtgggATTTTTCTACAGTGAAACCTCGGTTACCGAACGCCTCCATTTTAGGACAAAGTGGTTTCCAAACAAAATTTAAAACTCGTTATTATTTcggttgtggtaccataattcagttcttgaacaaagttacttgatttcaaatattaaaagacatagcaaaacttgccgtttattactaatttaaaGCTTCCATAAATATTTActtcgtttttatatatttggagttCTCGAAAAACACAAAGTGTAAGACAATAATTCATTCttcaaaataaattaatgtgaTCCCGTTCAAAAGccacgatgtaaacaaacagtttccGGCGCTCAG
Encoded proteins:
- the LOC135100118 gene encoding uncharacterized protein LOC135100118, producing MRHDTIRAFMISGNVQFSSEVEPVLGTWIVLSLTVILTELKKQIITHLSDLKAEFIRYFLDIDEKREAWKFIRNPFQYEVADVADEVQEEFLKLKFNSTGTEDFKDMDLETFWVKTFGPERIIVVSQYPRKLQAYLFLAFISRNYLTTGGLRNISFDRSVSLPRTSQLNNDSELR